A section of the Primulina eburnea isolate SZY01 chromosome 1, ASM2296580v1, whole genome shotgun sequence genome encodes:
- the LOC140830024 gene encoding uncharacterized protein translates to MAPGGRGKKGKEVVQESEAQNVRGLEDIVRGRRGRPAAQVARNVEEEVNQEVEQFTQKVGGMQLINSQFQELRPPKFFGTENGEKAIGWLKSVNHIFNFLEYTESVRLKLAIYQLKDRAQLWWEAAEEALKASGQIITWEVFRTQFTQEYTPPSYYYGKEEEFNQLVQGNKTVVEYASQFSALLPYVRHVARNDQSKLSRFLHGLQGTIHTLVMTGSPNTYVQAVEMAKKIEASLLRG, encoded by the coding sequence ATGGCACCTGGAGGAAGAGGCAAAAAGGGAAAAGAAGTTGTCCAGGAGTCAGAAGCCCAGAATGTCCGAGGACTTGAAGATATTGTCAGGGGTAGACGTGGTCGTCCTGCAGCCCAGGTTGCTAGAAACGTGGAGGAAGAAGTGAATCAAGAAGTCGAGCAATTTACTCAGAAAGTTGGTGGGATGCAATTAATAAATTCTCAATTTCAAGAATTACGTCCTCCCAAATTCTTTGGCACTGAAAATGGCGAAAAAGCAATCGGATGGTTGAAGAGCGTAAAccatatatttaattttctcGAATATACCGAAAGTGTCAGACTGAAGCTTGCAATCTATCAGTTAAAAGATCGAGCACAACTTTGGTGGGAAGCTGCAGAGGAAGCACTGAAAGCATCTGGACAAATAATTACTTGGGAAGTATTCCGTACTCAATTTACCCAAGAATATACACCTCCTTCTTATTATTATGGCAAGGAAGAAGAGTTCAACCAATTGGTTCAGGGAAATAAAACGGTTGTGGAATATGCTTCTCAATTTTCTGCTCTTCTGCCATATGTGCGACATGTTGCAAGAAATGATCAGTCCAAACTTTCTCGTTTCCTGCATGGGCTACAAGGGACTATTCATACTTTGGTGATGACTGGATCGCCTAATACATATGTTCAAGCTGTAGAAATGGCGAAGAAGATAGAGGCTAGTCTGCTCAGAGGATAA